The Selenomonas sp. AB3002 sequence GCCCGTGACACTGCCCAGAGTCACCAGAGGGATGCCGATGGAGCCATAGGCCGTAGGCACAGAGTTGGCGATGAGGCAGACGCCCACAGCCATGACAGGGGGAATGCCGATCCCTGCCAGCATGCCGGCAGGGATGGCGATAGCAGTACCGAAGCCTGCCATGCCCTCCAAAAAGCCGCCGAAGCCCCAGCCGATGAGGAGAATCAGGGCGCGGCGGTCAGAGCTCACCGAGGACAGCATGGACTTGATGACCTCCATGCCTTTGGTGTGTACCACCAGGTTGTAAGTAAAAATCGCTGCGATAATGACCAGAAGGATTGGCCAGCACGCAAGTGCCACGCCATCCAGGGCGGCCTCCGCCGCCAATTTGCCATCGAGACCAAACATGGTCATGGCTGCCGCAATCGCGATGACGAGAGCTGCCGAGCAAGCCTTATGCGCCGGCATGTGCAGTACAGACAGGGCGATAACCAGCCAGAGAATCGGTGAGAGTGCTATGAGAAACAAAGCAATACATCCTTTCTGCTGATATGAAAAATTGATGAATGATATTTAGATTATATAAGTAGGTACTAAGGCTGTCAATGCAAAATCAATAAGGTTCTATCTTGGAAAAAATAAGACAATTAAGCCAGTAAGGAAAGGTTATCACAGATTATGTTATACTATAGATAGGAATTAGCCAAATAAAGGCGAATAATTAAAAACAAGGGAGAAATCACACGTGATAGCACTTGACAAACTAACCACCGAGCAAAGGAATCCTGCCACTGAGCACATCGATGAATTGTCCACTCTGGACATGGTGACCCTGATAAATGCAGAAGACAAGAAGGTTGCCGAAGCTGTAGGAAAAATCCTGCCTGAGATTGCCCAAGCCATCGACCTCATTGCCGAAAAGCTGCAAAAGGGAGGCCGCCTCTTCTACATGGGAGCAGGAACCTCCGGCCGCCTGGGCATCCTCGATGCAGTGGAGTGCCCTCCCACCTACGGCACCGACTATGAAATGGTGCAGGGACTCATCGCCGGCGGTGCTACAGCCATCTTCCGCGCCAAGGAAGGGGCTGAGGACGACCCGCAGCTGGGACGCGCCGACCTGGAAGAAGCAGGCTTTACCAATAAGGATGTGCTGGTGGGCATTGCCGCCTCAGGCCGCACTCCCTATGTCAAAGGGGGGCTCATTTACGCCAGAGAGCTGGGCGCAGCCACCGTTGCCCTGGCCTGCGCAGAAAAAGCAGAGATTGCAGAGCTCTCAGACATCGCCCTGCTGCCCGTCACTGGCCCGGAGGTCATCACCGGTTCCACCCGCCTGAAGGCAGGCACTGCCCAAAAGATGGTACTGAATATGCTTTCCACAGGCACCATGATTAAGCTGGGCAAGGTCTACGGCAACCTCATGGTAGATGTGAAAGCCACCAATGAAAAACTATCTGAGCGGGCCCTGCGCATTGTCATGGCGGCAGCAGGCTGCAAGCGCAAAGAAGCTGAGGACACCCTGATGAAAGCAGGGGGACAGGCGAAGCTTGCCATTCTCATCGCTCTCACCGGCTGCTCACCCGCTGAAGGGAGGCTGCAGCTTGGGCTCACCCA is a genomic window containing:
- the murQ gene encoding N-acetylmuramic acid 6-phosphate etherase — encoded protein: MIALDKLTTEQRNPATEHIDELSTLDMVTLINAEDKKVAEAVGKILPEIAQAIDLIAEKLQKGGRLFYMGAGTSGRLGILDAVECPPTYGTDYEMVQGLIAGGATAIFRAKEGAEDDPQLGRADLEEAGFTNKDVLVGIAASGRTPYVKGGLIYARELGAATVALACAEKAEIAELSDIALLPVTGPEVITGSTRLKAGTAQKMVLNMLSTGTMIKLGKVYGNLMVDVKATNEKLSERALRIVMAAAGCKRKEAEDTLMKAGGQAKLAILIALTGCSPAEGRLQLGLTQGHLANALKRTN